In the genome of Monodelphis domestica isolate mMonDom1 chromosome 2, mMonDom1.pri, whole genome shotgun sequence, one region contains:
- the NYAP1 gene encoding neuronal tyrosine-phosphorylated phosphoinositide-3-kinase adapter 1 isoform X1 gives MNLLYRKTKLEWRQHKEEEAKRSASKEVGPTGPSGPGPGVRARDVSSLRRSLRMGFMTMPASQEHAPHPCRSAMAPRSLSCHSVGSMESSGGTGGGGGGGGVGGDVGARRPPVKPRRHPSTKLSMAASGAEAPPSKKTGSQKPAPEGRESSRKIPPQKPKRSPNTQLSVSFDESCSMAPTSRLGVLPLHRYSRGGRVLGDHDLSSQDEEPVYIEMVGDVFQGGGGSGGRSSGGPAGASVGGGGTGLPAGPDSDSEESEAIYEEMKYPLPEEIAEGRTNGVPPPASISPMHHPHSHHSHRRPASALQSRQNGTLTKTSPCEIPPPFPNLLQHRPPLLAFPQAKPATRTPGDGVSRLPVLCHTKEPAIPVPALQVPGRDQETPPPPPPAANLLLLGPSGRARSHSTPLPPQGSGQPRGEKEREIPNSHSMICTKAAGASTSSPTPTMLLPGPPKDKAVSYTMVYSAVKVTTHSVLPTGPPLGGGEPKTEKEISVLHGMLCTSSRPVPPGKATPPSGPGVLHHRSCLASPHSLPDPTTSPLCPLWTYPATAGLKRPPAYESLKAGGLLSKGCGVGAPAPMVKIQLQDQGTSGDAFASISCAHVIASSGTPEEEEQEEEEVGTTSFGAGWALQRKVLYRGRKAKELETEAVEGVRAWNGSTEGPGKAEREEKGVLPSGIPVRSQGAEGLLARAHHSGDQAGGGGGRTGLNMPCQTFPACHRNGDFTGGYRLGRSASTSGVRHAAVHTPRPCSQPRETLSQTHPALLLPLPPQPAPERDGKLLEVIERKRCVCKEIKARHRPDRGLCKQESMPILPSWRRGPEPRKTGTPPCRRQQTVLWDTAI, from the exons ATGAACCTGCTCTACCGAAAAACCAAGCTGGAGTGGAGACAGCACAAGGAGGAGGAGGCCAAAAGGAG TGCAAGTAAGGAAGTGGGGCCTACAGGTCCTTCAGGGCCAGGGCCTGGGGTTCGTGCTCGAGACGTTTCTTCGCTTCGACGCTCTCTCAGGATGGGCTTCATGACCATGCCTGCTTCCCAGGAGCATGCCCCTCACCCCTGCCGTAGTGCCATGGCTCCCCGCTCCCTCTCCTGCCATTCAGTGGGAAGCATGGAGAGTAGTGGGGGCACTGgtggcgggggtgggggtggtggagTTGGGGGAGATGTTGGAGCCCGGAGGCCACCCGTGAAGCCCCGGAGACACCCCAGCACTAAACTCAGCATGGCTGCAAGTGGGGCCGAGGCACCTCCCAGCAAGAAAACAG GTTCTCAGAAACCAGCTCCTGAAGGCCGTGAGTCCAGCCGGAAAATCCCTCCCCAGAAGCCAAAGCGAAGTCCCAACACCCAGCTCTCCGTCTCCTTTGATGAGTCCTGCTCAATGGCTCCCACTTCTCGGCTTGGGGTCCTGCCCCTGCATCGATACAGCCGGGGGGGCAGGGTGCTAGGTGATCACGATTTGAGCTCCCAAGATGAAGAACCTGTATACATCGAAATGGTGGGAGATGTCTTCCAGGGTGGTGGAGGAAGTGGTGGAAGAAGTAGCGGGGGCCCAGCAGGTGCCTCTGTTGGAGGAGGGGGCACGGGCCTCCCAGCTGGCCCAGACTCTGACTCTGAGGAGAGTGAGGCcatatatgaagaaatgaaatacCCACTCCCTGAAGAGATAGCAGAGGGCCGGACCAATGGAGTACCCCCACCAGCTTCCATCTCTCCAATGCATCACCCTCATTCTCATCACTCCCACCGTCGTCCAGCTTCTGCCCTCCAGAGCAGACAGAATGGGACTCTTACTAAGACTTCCCCTTGTGAAATCCCACCACCTTTCCCCAACCTTCTCCAACACCGTCCCCCACTTCTTGCCTTCCCCCAAGCCAAGCCTGCTACCCGGACCCCTGGGGATGGGGTCTCTAGGTTGCCAGTCCTCTGTCACACCAAGGAACCGGCTATCCCTGTCCCAGCTCTTCAAGTGCCTGGACGGGATCAAGAGacacctccacctcctcctcctgctgccaATTTGCTGCTACTGGGGCCCTCTGGTCGGGCCAGGAGCCATTCAACACCACTGCCCCCTCAGGGCTCTGGACAGCCccggggggagaaggagagagagatccCCAATTCCCATAGTATGATCTGTACCAAGGCAGCAGGAGCATCGacatcttcccccacccccaccatgtTACTCCCAGGACCCCCCAAGGACAAAGCTGTGTCATATACCATGGTATACTCAGCGGTCAAAGTGACCACACACTCTGTCCTACCAACTGGCCCACCTCTTGGGGGCGGGGAGCcgaagacagagaaggaaatctCAGTCCTTCATGGGATGCTCTGTACTAGTTCTAGGCCGGTGCCTCCTGGGAAAGCCACCCCTCCCAGTGGGCCTGGAGTGCTTCACCACAGGAGCTGCCTAGCTTCTCCCCACAGCCTTCCCGACCCTACGACTAGCCCCCTTTGCCCCCTCTGGACTTATCCAGCCACAGCTGGGCTCAAGAGACCCCCAGCCTATGAGAGCCTGAAGGCAGGGGGTTTGCTCTCTAAGGGCTGCGGGGTTGGGGCTCCTGCTCCCATGGTCAAGATCCAACTGCAGGACCAGGGTACCAGTGGGGATGCATTTGCTAGCATATCCTGTGCCCATGTCATTGCCAGTTCAGGGACACCagaggaggaagagcaggaggaggaggaggtgggaaCAACGTCATTTGGGGCGGGCTGGGCCCTGCAGAGAAAAGTCCTGTACAGAGggaggaaagcaaaggaactggaGA CAGAGGCTGTGGAAGGTGTCCGGGCCTGGAATGGTAGTACAGAAGGTCCAGGCaaggcagagagggaggagaagggagtcCTCCCATCCGGTATCCCTGTGCGAAGCCAGGGGGCAGAGGGCCTGCTGGCCAGGGCCCATCATAGTGGGGACCaagctggaggaggaggaggccgaACAGGACTAAACATGCCCTGCCAAACCTTCCCTGCCTGCCACCGGAATGGAG aCTTCACTGGAGGCTACCGCCTAGGACGCTCAGCCTCTACCTCTGGAGTTCGCCATGCTGCTGTCCATACCCCGAGACCCTGCAGCCAGCCCAGGGAAACCCTCAGCCAG ACCCATCCTGCCCTGCTGCTGCCTCTTCCCCCACAGCCAGCCCCAGAGAGGGATGGCAAATTGTTGGAGGTAATCGAGAGAAAACGCTGCGTCTGCAAGGAGATTAAGGCAAGGCACCGGCCGGACCGGGGGCTCTGCAAGCAGGAGAGCATGCCCATCCTCCCCAGTTGGAGACGGGGGCCAGAACCCCGAAAAACCGGCACCCCTCCATGCCGTCGACAGCAAACGGTCTTATGGGATACCGCTATCTGA
- the TSC22D4 gene encoding sperm acrosome developmental regulator — protein MSGGKKKSSFQITSVTTDYEGPGGSGEGDSPTALVSTLPTPRLPNGEPSPELGGKGTPRNGSPPPGAPASRFRVVKLPQGLGEPYRRGRWTCVDIYERELEAPGLSRLLEGVRGATGGTGGRSLDSRLELSSLGLVPPNPQPQGPTSWLRPPPSSPGLQARSFTGGLAQLSGGKGRAETPPLPASPPQQQPPEPSDGDNTGILVPHASTQQPSLRVEAEGGTPSMTPPTTRKKDGPLWLKKEGEEKGQLPLRGSRPGSPALSLLQDANPNRKSSDPFGASVQRLSLARSMLAIGSPLDGDDDSGSGSMVAIDNKIEQAMDLVKSHLMFAVREEVEILKEQIRELAERNAALEQENGLLRALASPEQLAQLPVSGTPHPGPLAPNGPSS, from the exons ATGAGTGGGGGTAAGAAGAAGAGCAGTTTCCAGATCACCAGTGTCACCACAGACTATGAAGGTCCTGGGGGGTCTGGGGAAGGTGACTCTCCTACAGCTCTAGTTTCCACCTTACCCACACCTCGTCTTCCCAATGGGGAACCTAGCCCAGAGCTGGGAGGCAAGGGGACCCCTCGAAATGGCTCCCCACCCCCTGGGGCCCCAGCTTCACGTTTTCGGGTAGTGAAGCTTCCCCAGGGATTAGGGGAACCATATCGCCGAGGGCGCTGGACATGTGTGGACATTTATGAGAGGGAGCTGGAAGCCCCTGGACTCAGCCGACTCCTGGAGGGAGTTCGTGGAGCCACTGGAGGGACTGGGGGTCGCTCTTTGGACTCTAGGCTAGAGTTGTCCAGTTTGGGCCTGGTGCCCCCAAATCCCCAGCCCCAGGGTCCAACCAGTTGGCTTCGCCCACCCCCAAGTTCCCCTGGCCTTCAGGCTCGATCTTTCACAGGGGGGCTAGCCCAACTGTCAGGGGGCAAGGGAAGGGCTGAAACCCCACCCCTTCCAGCTTCCCCACCCCAGCAGCAGCCCCCAGAGCCCAGTGATGGGGACAATACAGGGATACTGGTACCACATGCCTCAACTCAGCAGCCTTCCCTTCGGGTTGAGGCAGAGGGAGGAACCCCATCCATGACTCCTCCAACCACTCGAAAGAAGGATGGACCCCTGTGGCTgaaaaaagaaggggaggaaaaaggcCAG CTCCCTCTCCGAGGCTCCCGCCCAGGGTCCCCagccctctccctcctccaggaTGCCAATCCCAACCGGAAATCCTCAGACCCCTTTGGGGCCTCTGTTCAGCGCTTGAGTCTGGCTCGATCTATGCTTGCCATTGGTAGCCCCcttgatggtgatgatgacag TGGCTCTGGAAGTATGGTTGCCATTGATAACAAGATTGAACAAGCCATG GACTTGGTGAAATCCCACCTCATGTTTGCTGTTCGGGAGGAGGTAGAGATCCTGAAGGAACAGATCCGAGAACTAGCAGAACGAAATGCAGCCCTGGAGCAAGAGAATGGATTGCTCCGGGCTCTGGCCAGCCCTGAACAGCTGGCCCAACTTCCGGTCTCTGGGACCCCTCACCCTGGACCCCTTGCCCCAAATGGGCCCTCCTCATGA
- the NYAP1 gene encoding neuronal tyrosine-phosphorylated phosphoinositide-3-kinase adapter 1 isoform X2 gives MNLLYRKTKLEWRQHKEEEAKRSASKEVGPTGPSGPGPGVRARDVSSLRRSLRMGFMTMPASQEHAPHPCRSAMAPRSLSCHSVGSMESSGGTGGGGGGGGVGGDVGARRPPVKPRRHPSTKLSMAASGAEAPPSKKTGSQKPAPEGRESSRKIPPQKPKRSPNTQLSVSFDESCSMAPTSRLGVLPLHRYSRGGRVLGDHDLSSQDEEPVYIEMVGDVFQGGGGSGGRSSGGPAGASVGGGGTGLPAGPDSDSEESEAIYEEMKYPLPEEIAEGRTNGVPPPASISPMHHPHSHHSHRRPASALQSRQNGTLTKTSPCEIPPPFPNLLQHRPPLLAFPQAKPATRTPGDGVSRLPVLCHTKEPAIPVPALQVPGRDQETPPPPPPAANLLLLGPSGRARSHSTPLPPQGSGQPRGEKEREIPNSHSMICTKAAGASTSSPTPTMLLPGPPKDKAVSYTMVYSAVKVTTHSVLPTGPPLGGGEPKTEKEISVLHGMLCTSSRPVPPGKATPPSGPGVLHHRSCLASPHSLPDPTTSPLCPLWTYPATAGLKRPPAYESLKAGGLLSKGCGVGAPAPMVKIQLQDQGTSGDAFASISCAHVIASSGTPEEEEQEEEEVGTTSFGAGWALQRKVLYRGRKAKELEKAVEGVRAWNGSTEGPGKAEREEKGVLPSGIPVRSQGAEGLLARAHHSGDQAGGGGGRTGLNMPCQTFPACHRNGDFTGGYRLGRSASTSGVRHAAVHTPRPCSQPRETLSQTHPALLLPLPPQPAPERDGKLLEVIERKRCVCKEIKARHRPDRGLCKQESMPILPSWRRGPEPRKTGTPPCRRQQTVLWDTAI, from the exons ATGAACCTGCTCTACCGAAAAACCAAGCTGGAGTGGAGACAGCACAAGGAGGAGGAGGCCAAAAGGAG TGCAAGTAAGGAAGTGGGGCCTACAGGTCCTTCAGGGCCAGGGCCTGGGGTTCGTGCTCGAGACGTTTCTTCGCTTCGACGCTCTCTCAGGATGGGCTTCATGACCATGCCTGCTTCCCAGGAGCATGCCCCTCACCCCTGCCGTAGTGCCATGGCTCCCCGCTCCCTCTCCTGCCATTCAGTGGGAAGCATGGAGAGTAGTGGGGGCACTGgtggcgggggtgggggtggtggagTTGGGGGAGATGTTGGAGCCCGGAGGCCACCCGTGAAGCCCCGGAGACACCCCAGCACTAAACTCAGCATGGCTGCAAGTGGGGCCGAGGCACCTCCCAGCAAGAAAACAG GTTCTCAGAAACCAGCTCCTGAAGGCCGTGAGTCCAGCCGGAAAATCCCTCCCCAGAAGCCAAAGCGAAGTCCCAACACCCAGCTCTCCGTCTCCTTTGATGAGTCCTGCTCAATGGCTCCCACTTCTCGGCTTGGGGTCCTGCCCCTGCATCGATACAGCCGGGGGGGCAGGGTGCTAGGTGATCACGATTTGAGCTCCCAAGATGAAGAACCTGTATACATCGAAATGGTGGGAGATGTCTTCCAGGGTGGTGGAGGAAGTGGTGGAAGAAGTAGCGGGGGCCCAGCAGGTGCCTCTGTTGGAGGAGGGGGCACGGGCCTCCCAGCTGGCCCAGACTCTGACTCTGAGGAGAGTGAGGCcatatatgaagaaatgaaatacCCACTCCCTGAAGAGATAGCAGAGGGCCGGACCAATGGAGTACCCCCACCAGCTTCCATCTCTCCAATGCATCACCCTCATTCTCATCACTCCCACCGTCGTCCAGCTTCTGCCCTCCAGAGCAGACAGAATGGGACTCTTACTAAGACTTCCCCTTGTGAAATCCCACCACCTTTCCCCAACCTTCTCCAACACCGTCCCCCACTTCTTGCCTTCCCCCAAGCCAAGCCTGCTACCCGGACCCCTGGGGATGGGGTCTCTAGGTTGCCAGTCCTCTGTCACACCAAGGAACCGGCTATCCCTGTCCCAGCTCTTCAAGTGCCTGGACGGGATCAAGAGacacctccacctcctcctcctgctgccaATTTGCTGCTACTGGGGCCCTCTGGTCGGGCCAGGAGCCATTCAACACCACTGCCCCCTCAGGGCTCTGGACAGCCccggggggagaaggagagagagatccCCAATTCCCATAGTATGATCTGTACCAAGGCAGCAGGAGCATCGacatcttcccccacccccaccatgtTACTCCCAGGACCCCCCAAGGACAAAGCTGTGTCATATACCATGGTATACTCAGCGGTCAAAGTGACCACACACTCTGTCCTACCAACTGGCCCACCTCTTGGGGGCGGGGAGCcgaagacagagaaggaaatctCAGTCCTTCATGGGATGCTCTGTACTAGTTCTAGGCCGGTGCCTCCTGGGAAAGCCACCCCTCCCAGTGGGCCTGGAGTGCTTCACCACAGGAGCTGCCTAGCTTCTCCCCACAGCCTTCCCGACCCTACGACTAGCCCCCTTTGCCCCCTCTGGACTTATCCAGCCACAGCTGGGCTCAAGAGACCCCCAGCCTATGAGAGCCTGAAGGCAGGGGGTTTGCTCTCTAAGGGCTGCGGGGTTGGGGCTCCTGCTCCCATGGTCAAGATCCAACTGCAGGACCAGGGTACCAGTGGGGATGCATTTGCTAGCATATCCTGTGCCCATGTCATTGCCAGTTCAGGGACACCagaggaggaagagcaggaggaggaggaggtgggaaCAACGTCATTTGGGGCGGGCTGGGCCCTGCAGAGAAAAGTCCTGTACAGAGggaggaaagcaaaggaactggaGA AGGCTGTGGAAGGTGTCCGGGCCTGGAATGGTAGTACAGAAGGTCCAGGCaaggcagagagggaggagaagggagtcCTCCCATCCGGTATCCCTGTGCGAAGCCAGGGGGCAGAGGGCCTGCTGGCCAGGGCCCATCATAGTGGGGACCaagctggaggaggaggaggccgaACAGGACTAAACATGCCCTGCCAAACCTTCCCTGCCTGCCACCGGAATGGAG aCTTCACTGGAGGCTACCGCCTAGGACGCTCAGCCTCTACCTCTGGAGTTCGCCATGCTGCTGTCCATACCCCGAGACCCTGCAGCCAGCCCAGGGAAACCCTCAGCCAG ACCCATCCTGCCCTGCTGCTGCCTCTTCCCCCACAGCCAGCCCCAGAGAGGGATGGCAAATTGTTGGAGGTAATCGAGAGAAAACGCTGCGTCTGCAAGGAGATTAAGGCAAGGCACCGGCCGGACCGGGGGCTCTGCAAGCAGGAGAGCATGCCCATCCTCCCCAGTTGGAGACGGGGGCCAGAACCCCGAAAAACCGGCACCCCTCCATGCCGTCGACAGCAAACGGTCTTATGGGATACCGCTATCTGA